The Lachnospiraceae bacterium oral taxon 500 genome window below encodes:
- a CDS encoding ATPase → MGFVLAVSMVLIVLTIMVGLKAIKNEIAGKKVKTFLGLNMLSFFGLLIGTTILLFSGSNVFAAEAAATAAAADGLKYVGAGLSTGLSCIGTGIAVASSASAAIGAISEDSSLLGKTVIFVGLAEGIAIYGLIISIMILS, encoded by the coding sequence ATGGGATTTGTTTTAGCAGTATCAATGGTTTTGATTGTGTTGACGATTATGGTTGGCTTAAAGGCGATTAAAAATGAAATTGCCGGCAAAAAAGTGAAAACATTTTTGGGCTTGAATATGCTCAGCTTTTTCGGCTTGCTGATTGGAACGACGATTCTTTTATTCAGCGGCTCGAATGTCTTTGCGGCCGAGGCGGCAGCGACTGCGGCAGCAGCAGATGGCCTGAAGTATGTGGGCGCAGGGCTTTCGACCGGTCTTTCCTGTATCGGTACCGGAATTGCCGTGGCTTCCTCGGCATCGGCGGCCATTGGCGCAATCAGTGAGGATTCTTCGCTTTTGGGTAAGACTGTTATTTTCGTCGGTTTGGCTGAGGGAATTGCAATTTATGGTTTGATTATTTCAATCATGATTTTAAGCTAA